From Apium graveolens cultivar Ventura chromosome 9, ASM990537v1, whole genome shotgun sequence, the proteins below share one genomic window:
- the LOC141684738 gene encoding protein SHI RELATED SEQUENCE 1-like has protein sequence MSGFFALGGGKDQQQDQGNQENNSLYLFKNEEIYNKGFELWQQYYQLHQQQKLQVEDHVDLSLVGGSASNNYSSTRRATTDHNNDHTFLYRSSSSSGFGLHMRQSSVLANNNNSNMIGGSSSTSNSSINCQDCGNQAKKDCVHMRCRTCCKSRGFHCQTHVKSTWVPAAKRREKQQQLQLSSSSLQHQQHEHQQPNQLSFMRGSDHSKRPRENPITCSRLPTHNSGLEVAGQFPAEVSTSAMFRCVNVRAMDDAAEQYAYQAAVNIGGHVFKGLLYDQGPENRYLGAAGGDNGNSTGGDGAQQPLDLITAAPVTTITTTTNPPGVTWLDSSPTYPTPLNAFMAGTQFFPPPRP, from the exons ATGTCAGGGTTCTTTGCACTAGGAGGAGGAAAAGATCAACAACAAgatcaaggaaatcaagaaaacaaCAGTTTATATTTGTTCAAAAACGAAGAGATTTACAACAAGGGTTTTGAGCTATGGCAACAATACTATCAACTACACCAGCAACAAAAGTTACAAGTTGAAGATCATGTGGATCTTTCTCTAGTTGGTGGCTCTGCTTCAAATAATTACTCATCAACTAGAAGAGCTACAACTGATCATAATAATGATCACACATTTCTATATAGATCATCATCCTCTTCAGGGTTTGGTCTTCACATGAGACAATCTAGTGTTCTTGCAAACAATAACAACAGTAATATGATAGGGGGTAGTAGTAGTACTAGTAATAGTAGTATTAATTGTCAAGATTGTGGAAATCAAGCTAAGAAAGATTGTGTACACATGAGGTGCAGGACTTGTTGTAAGAGTCGAGGGTTTCATTGCCAAACACATGTTAAGAGCACTTGGGTTCCTGCTGCCAAAAGACGCGAGAAGCAACAACAGTTACAACTCTCTTCTTCTTCTCTACAACACCAACAACATGAGCATCAACAGCCGAATCAGTTGAGTTTTATGAGAGGATCTGATCATTCTAAGAGGCCAAGAGAAAATCCAATCACTTGCTCTCGTTTGCCAACCCACAATTCAG GGCTAGAAGTAGCAGGACAATTTCCAGCAGAAGTGAGCACATCAGCCATGTTTCGATGCGTTAATGTGAGGGCAATGGATGATGCAGCAGAACAATATGCTTATCAAGCGGCTGTAAACATTGGAGGACATGTCTTCAAGGGACTTCTTTATGATCAAGGCCCTGAAAACCGTTATTTGGGTGCTGCAGGCGGTGACAACGGTAACTCCACCGGTGGTGATGGAGCACAACAGCCCCTCGATCTCATAACAGCTGCTCCAGTCACCACCATTACTACCACCACTAATCCACCAGGAGTGACGTGGCTTGACTCTTCCCCCACATATCCAACTCCACTCAATGCTTTCATGGCGGGTACTCAATTCTTTCCACCCCCAAGGCCTTAA